A region of Lycium barbarum isolate Lr01 chromosome 1, ASM1917538v2, whole genome shotgun sequence DNA encodes the following proteins:
- the LOC132626228 gene encoding heavy metal-associated isoprenylated plant protein 3-like has product MGKNKSMKNIEGDMKSEEQQKKEGGKNEGNQSVVLKVDFHCDGCVRKIIKVVRSFQGVEKVVCDNDANKVTAIGKVDPLKLKDKMERKLKKPVQVISPLPKDCKKEKNQNENDTKGTKGDGKKNKEKEPPVTTTVLKLHLHCEGCIEKMHKIITKNKGYKEMKIDHEKDLVTVIGSIDMKELVEELKKKLKKDVEIVPPKKEGGEKKEGGEKKDGGDGKGKAKDGQGGGDNKVVNNGMHNDKDQFGYPYMDQIFSDENPNACSIM; this is encoded by the exons ATGGGCAAG AATAAGAGCATGAAGAATATTGAAGGAGATATGAAGAGTGAAGAACAGCAGAAAAAGGAAGgaggaaagaatgaagggaaccAAAGTGTGGTTTTGAAAGTAGATTTTCATTGTGACGGTTGTGTCCGTAAGATTATCAAAGTTGTTCGAAGTTTTCAAG GAGTCGAAAAAGTCGTCTGTGATAATGATGCCAATAAAGTGACGGCAATCGGGAAAGTGGATCCATTGAAGCTAAAGGATAAAATGGAACGGAAGTTGAAAAAACCAGTTCAGGTTATCTCTCCGTTACCAAAGGATTGCAAAAAAGAGAAGAATCAAAATGAAAATGACACAAAGGGAACCAAAGGAGATGGCAAGAAGAACAAAGAGAAAGAG CCTCCGGTCACCACTACGGTACTCAAGTTGCATCTGCACTGTGAAGGATGTATTGAGAAGATGCACAAGATCATCACTAAGAACAAAG GTTACAAGGAGATGAAAATAGACCATGAAAAGGACCTGGTGACAGTGATAGGTTCAATTGACATGAAGGAATTGGTGGAGGAACTGAAGAAGAAGCTGAAAAAAGACGTTGAAATTGTGCCGCCAAAGAAGGAAGGAGGAGAGAAGAAGGAAGGAGGAGAGAAGAAAGATGGTGGCGATGGAAAGGGAAAAGCTAAGGATGGGCAAGGTGGCGGCGACAACAAGGTGGTGAATAATGGAATGCATAATGACAAGGATCAGTTTGGGTATCCGTACATGGACCAGATTTTTAGTGATGAAAATCCTAATGCGTGCAGTATTATGTGA
- the LOC132604662 gene encoding ABC transporter F family member 1-like translates to MVSDASKKRELQKKAAAAAKRGGKSKGAAMKAAAAATASLAESNSVDDLTNGVGEIHLSDRTCTGVLCSHPLSRDIRIESLSLTFHGHDLIVDSELELNYGRRYGLLGLNGCGKSTLLSAIGCRELPVPDHMDIFHLTREIEASDMSSLQAVISCDEERLRLEKEVEFLVAQDDGGGEQLERIYERLEALDAATAEKRAAEILFGLGFNKKMQEQKTRDFSGGWRMRIALARALFMNPTILLLDEPTNHLDLEACVWLEETLKKFDRILVVVSHSQDFLNGVCTNIIHMQNKKLKPYTGNYDQYVQTREELEGNQMKQYRWEQEQIASMKEYIARFGHGSAKLARQAQSKEKTLAKMERGGLTEKVAKDKVLVFRFPDVGKLPPPVLQFVEVTFGYTPDNLIYKNLDFGVDLDSRVALVGPNGAGKSTLLKLMTGDLVPLDGMVRRHNHLRIAQFHQHLAEKLDMDLSALQFMIKEYPGNEEEKMRASIGKFGLTGKAQVMPMKNLSDGQRSRVIFAWLAFRQPHMLLLDEPTNHLDLETIDSLAEALNEWDGGLVLVSHDFRLINQVAHEIWVCENQTVTRWKGDIMDFKLHLKARAGLGD, encoded by the exons ATGGTATCGGATGCGAGTAAGAAGAGAGAGTTGCAGAAAAAGGCAGCAGCAGCAGCTAAGAGAGGAGGGAAGTCTAAGGGGGCAGCGATGAAAGCGGCGGCGGCAGCAACAGCTTCTCTGGCGGAGAGCAACAGTGTCGATGATTTAACGAATGGTGTAGGGGAGATTCACTTGTCTGATCGGACTTGTACTGGCGTTTTGTGTTCTCATCCACTTTCCAGAGATATTCGG ATAGAATCTTTGTCACTTACTTTCCATGGACATGATCTTATAGTTGATTCTGAACTGGAGCTCAACTATGGCAG GCGTTATGGTTTGCTTGGGCTTAATGGTTGTGGGAAGTCCACTCTTCTTTCTGCTATAGGATGTCGTGAACTACCCGTCCCAGATCATATGGATATCTTTCATCTAACACGAGAGATTGAAGCGTCTGACATGTCCTCACTTCAAGCTGTTATTAGTTGCGATGAAGAGAGGTTGAGATTGGAGAAAGAAGTTGAATTCTTGGTTGCACAG GATGATGGTGGTGGAGAGCAACTTGAACGCATCTATGAGCGTTTGGAAGCATTGGACGCAGCAACCGCTGAGAAGCGTGCAGCTGAAATCTTATTCGGTCTTGGATTTAACAAGAAAATGCAAGAACAGAAAACACGAGATTTTTCTGGTGGCTGGAGGATGAGGATTGCTCTTGCTCGGGCCCTGTTTATGAATCCGACCATTTTGCTGCTTGATGAACCCACCAATCATCTTG ACCTAGAGGCTTGCGTGTGGTTAGAAGAAACCTTGAAGAAGTTCGATCGAATTCTGGTGGTTGTTTCACACTCGCAAGATTTTCTAAATGGTGTGTGTACTAACATCATCCATATGCAAAATAAGAAGTTGAAGCCCTACACGGGTAATTATGACCAATATGTCCAAACCCGTGAGGAGCTGGAAGGGAATCAAATGAAGCAGTATAGATGGGAGCAGGAGCAGATTGCTTCCATGAAGGAGTACATTGCTCGTTTTGGGCATGGATCGGCCAAACTAGCCCGTCAAGCACAAAGCAAAGAGAAAACACTAGCCAAGATGGAGCGTGGAGGGCTTACAGAGAAGGTGGCGAAGGACAAGGTCTTGGTCTTCCGGTTTCCTGATGTTGGCAAACTTCCCCCTCCTGTTCTGCAGTTTGTGGAAGTGACGTTTGGATACACACCTGATAATCTCATTTACAAGAACCTTGATTTTGGTGTAGATCTAGATTCAAGGGTAGCACTGGTAGGACCTAATGGAGCTGGAAAGAGCACACTGCTTAAGCTGATGACAGGGGATTTAGTTCCCCTTGATGGTATGGTTAGGCGGCATAATCACCTGCGTATTGCACAGTTCCACCAGCACTTGGCTGAGAAGCTTGACATGGATTTGTCTGCTCTCCAATTCATGATAAAAGAGTATCCTGGGAATGAGGAGGAAAAGATGAGGGCATCAATTGGGAAGTTTGGTCTTACTGGTAAAGCTCAAGTAATGCCTATGAAGAACTTGTCAGACGGTCAACGTAGCCGGGTAATATTTGCGTGGTTAGCATTTAGGCAACCTCACATGCTGCTGTTGGATGAGCCAACCAACCATCTCGATCTCGAGACAATTGACTCACTTGCTGAGGCTTTGAATGAATGGGATGGTGGGTTGGTTCTTGTTAGTCATGATTTCAGGCTCATAAACCAGGTTGCCCACGAGATATGGGTATGTGAAAATCAAACTGTGACACGATGGAAGGGTGACATTATGGACTTCAAGCTACATTTGAAGGCGAGAGCCGGATTAGGTGATTGA
- the LOC132617567 gene encoding auxin-responsive protein SAUR50-like produces the protein MGMKKNGLVRKLQKSLQLGKKFSTDDLPERDVPEDVKQGHFAVIATDEDELKRFVVPLSCLTHTLFLRLLEQAAEEYGFDHEGALTLPCSPCEMERILALIYTTA, from the coding sequence ATGGGGATGAAAAAGAATGGGCTAGTGAGGAAACTACAAAAGAGTCTTCAACTAGGGAAGAAATTTTCCACGGACGATCTGCCCGAAAGGGACGTGCCGGAGGACGTGAAGCAAGGGCATTTCGCGGTCATTGCGACGGACGAAGATGAGCTCAAGAGATTTGTAGTTCCATTGAGTTGCTTAACGCACACTTTATTCTTGAGGCTATTGGAACAAGCTGCTGAGGAATATGGTTTTGATCATGAAGGTGCACTTACACTACCATGTAGCCCATGTGAGATGGAGAGAATTTTGGCCCTGATATATACGACTGCTTAG